The region CCGCCGCGCGCAACCTGACTGTCCGCGGCGTTTCTCACTCGCAGCACCTGATTTCGACCCGGGTGTTTCGCCTCGTCGCGCGGACGCTTGATGAAGCCGACGGCGAATCCGACGCCGAGCGCATCACTCGAACACGGCGATCGAAGCGCCCTCGCTCGCGGACGGCCAGTTCCGAACTGCCATCGTTCGCCCGTTGAACTCCATTTCGATCGAGCGATCCGTCTCGGTATTGACGAACAGGTCGAATCCCGCGAGGAACGGAAAGCCAGAGAACAGCCCGCCCGCGGGTTCGGCGTCGGTCTCCCCATTGTCGTTGGCGTCGAAATAGAAGATCGCGATCGCCGTTCTTTCGGCGGGTGTGATTTCCTCGGTGGAGAGTTCGTATCCATCCACGAACAGCGTGTCGCGCCCGGCCACGGTGGCCTGATTCGGGGTGAAGGTGATGAAGACGGCCCGATCGTCGGCGAATTCGATCTGACTGATGATCTGCCCGGCGAGCGAATCCGGGTCGGGGAACGTGCGCAGGTACACGAGATCGTTCGAGCGCGCGAAGGGCTCGCGATAGTAGTGGATCGGGTATTGATCCACGCCGGCCGGCTCGACCAGAAACTCGTAGTACGTGTCCGGTTGCGCGTCGAAGGGACCCCAGTAACCGAGGTCGTCGGACGTGAACTCGGCGACGGGATCATCCGTTTGCCGCAGGCCCGTCGCGGGATCGACGGACCACACCTTGATCGGCGTGAGTGCCCCGGGGATGTTTTCGCCGAGCGTCACCACGCGTCCCCACGCAATCGGGTCGTCCTCGGGTTCGATGTCGGTCGTCGCGGGTTCATCGCCGTCGTGAAAGAAACTGAACATCGCTTCGAAGGACTCCTTCGACGCGGCTGTCTGCATGTGGTCCTGATCCTCGAGTTCCACGTTCGTCGCGCCGGGAATCGTCCCCACGCCCGCGATCAGATCTCCCGCCGAAGAGATCGTGATCGTCGGCACGCCACCCGGCGGCGAGACCCATCCGCCCGCCGCGACGTGCGCGTAGTGGGCGACCTTGGCCGCCCGCGCCGGTGCCGACAGATACTGAATGCCGACGCCACCGCCGCGCGAGTGCCCCGCCAGATCCACCTGCGTCGCCCCGGTTTCGGCGAGCACGGCGTCGATCAGCGCATCGAGATTCGCGACGTCGGAGAGGCCGAGGCCGAGCGTGTTGTAGTCGAAGGCACTCATGCGATCGAGGCAGTGGCCGTT is a window of Deltaproteobacteria bacterium DNA encoding:
- a CDS encoding alpha/beta fold hydrolase; translated protein: MIRGPFSLFAMLLAIVMTLVVAAGCGDDDDDDASYDTEPVDDDDSDDDMSDDDADDDADDDADDDADDDSGPACDESLRPIVFVHGFLAAGDTWANHTMRFATNGHCLDRMSAFDYNTLGLGLSDVANLDALIDAVLAETGATQVDLAGHSRGGGVGIQYLSAPARAAKVAHYAHVAAGGWVSPPGGVPTITISSAGDLIAGVGTIPGATNVELEDQDHMQTAASKESFEAMFSFFHDGDEPATTDIEPEDDPIAWGRVVTLGENIPGALTPIKVWSVDPATGLRQTDDPVAEFTSDDLGYWGPFDAQPDTYYEFLVEPAGVDQYPIHYYREPFARSNDLVYLRTFPDPDSLAGQIISQIEFADDRAVFITFTPNQATVAGRDTLFVDGYELSTEEITPAERTAIAIFYFDANDNGETDAEPAGGLFSGFPFLAGFDLFVNTETDRSIEMEFNGRTMAVRNWPSASEGASIAVFE